CCAGCTCCGCGCTCGCCCTGGCCTCCTGTTCCAGCGACGCCAGCGCCTCGGCGGCATCGGTCGGACGCAGGGGGAAACGCGCCGAGAGGTTGTCGCCGATGCGGAAGATGGCGTTGACCGTCCCGGTCGACGGCAGGAGCCGGACCGCCTTGCCGCTCCACTGAGGGAACTGTTCCTGGACCAGAGTCGCAACGGTTTCGACGGTCACGTCCACTTGGTCATCGTGCATGTTCATCTCTCGTGCGCTCTTCCACTGGTCCGACTCGGAACGCCGGAAGCAGACCAGATCGACCGGGACGACAGCCACTGGTTATCCGCCAGGGGGCAGATCCACTGAGGTTTTCGGCCGTCCGGGCAGCAGTCAGGGGTTGTCGGGCGACAGGTTCCGATATATCGTTGAGGCATCGCGACAGATCAACGATGGATGGAGTGATTGCGATGCGTTCCCGTGGACAGGACTTCGGATTCGAGCGTGGACATGGACGGCCGGGTGGGGGGCACCCCCACGGCGGAGGTGACGCCGACGCGCCACGCGCCGCCTTCGGGCCGTTCGGGCCGGGCCATGGTGGTCCCGGGCCGTTCGGTCCCTTCGGTGGAGGCCCCTGGGGTGGGCGCGGCCGAGGCGGACCCAGGGGAAGGGCGCGGCGGGGCGATGTGCGTGCCTCGATCCTGGCCCTCCTCAAGGACAGGCCCATGCACGGCTACGAGATGATCCAGGAGATCGCCGAGCGCAGCGGCGGGGCGTGGAAGCCCAGTCCCGGTTCGGTGTACCCGACCCTTCAGTTGCTGGAGGACGAGGGGCTGATCGCCAGCGCGACCGAGGGCGGCAAGAAGCTGTTCTCGCTCACCGAGGCCGGTCGCAGTGCGGCCGAGGAGGGGCCCGAGGCTCCTTGGGAAGAGGCCTCGCGCGGGGTCGACTGGGAGGCGCTGAGCGAGATCCGGCAGGCCGGCTTCGGTCTGATGGAGGCGTTCGGCCAGG
The DNA window shown above is from Streptomyces akebiae and carries:
- a CDS encoding PadR family transcriptional regulator produces the protein MDGVIAMRSRGQDFGFERGHGRPGGGHPHGGGDADAPRAAFGPFGPGHGGPGPFGPFGGGPWGGRGRGGPRGRARRGDVRASILALLKDRPMHGYEMIQEIAERSGGAWKPSPGSVYPTLQLLEDEGLIASATEGGKKLFSLTEAGRSAAEEGPEAPWEEASRGVDWEALSEIRQAGFGLMEAFGQVWKTGDKDQRDKALAVINEARKKLYLILADED